One Paenibacillus sp. FSL H7-0737 DNA segment encodes these proteins:
- a CDS encoding YjzC family protein: protein MGEKTEYEEGDKAPNPGMYTEVGEARSFHTEISNPQHIKMEKGDTFPETTNKNRKWKKVEKARVH from the coding sequence ATGGGTGAGAAAACGGAATATGAAGAAGGCGACAAGGCCCCCAATCCAGGCATGTACACAGAGGTAGGCGAAGCCCGAAGCTTCCATACTGAGATTTCGAATCCACAGCACATTAAAATGGAAAAAGGGGACACCTTCCCTGAGACCACCAACAAAAATCGAAAGTGGAAAAAGGTTGAAAAAGCACGGGTCCACTAA
- a CDS encoding DUF951 domain-containing protein, with translation MERKVFQLGDIVQMKKQHPCGSNEMEIIRMGMDIRIKCTGCQHSVLIPRAKFEKNMKKVLRSAEENTDNN, from the coding sequence GTGGAACGTAAAGTTTTTCAGCTTGGGGATATAGTGCAAATGAAGAAGCAGCATCCTTGTGGATCTAATGAGATGGAAATCATTCGCATGGGGATGGATATCCGAATTAAATGTACAGGCTGTCAGCATAGTGTTCTGATTCCCCGTGCTAAATTCGAGAAGAATATGAAGAAGGTACTGCGCTCTGCGGAGGAAAATACAGACAATAATTAA